Sequence from the Flavobacterium sp. J372 genome:
CATTTTTAAAACTTGTAGGCTTGAAATGCTTTTTCTGGTAAAGCAGGGCAACATCAATACCCCTGCGGTCAGGCGAGTTAAAATGCACAATGCCGTAATCTTTAGGTGCAAGCAGCGGCTGGCTCACCAAATCTTCAAGCACTTTCCTGTTTTCCACCTCACTTACACCAATAATAGTAGGTGAGTTAGTGTTTTCTCCGCTGCCTATTTCTGCAAGCACACGGCTTAGGTTGCCCAGTTTCTTTTTATACTTTTTTAAAGTCCAGCCTTCAGACGGAAGATATTCCTCATCATTAATCGTCGGGTCATTAATAGTATCAAAAAGGTTTTCGCAGTTATAAAATGCCACGGTATGCACTTTAAATTTTTTGTCCTGCGCTTTAGCCCCATAAATTGCGAATATTGCAACGAAAAGGACTACAAAATTTCTAAACTTCATAAAAGGTATATTAATTTAACATCAAGTTTAATACAAACTTGAGGCCAAAAGTAAATAATATTATTAAATGATGTACATTTGCGCCCGTTAAGAAATATTTAACTTAACAAGGAAGAGAACTAATTTAAATTTATTTATGAAAAAACTAGTAATCAGTCTATTACTTGTAATGCAGGTAGTGTGTGCGTGGGCGCAGCAAACCGCTTTGGTAAAAGGTAAAGTTGTTGACAGCAAGTCACAGCAGCCTATGCTGAATGTGGTTGCAACCCTACAGGGCACCAACCAGACGGCCATAACTAATGCCGAAGGTGTTTTTGTTTTTGAAAAAGTGGCCGAAGGAAGCCAGACTGTAACGGTAAGCAGTACAGGGTATGTACCGCAAACTTTCAGGCTTGAGGTTACAGGCGGGCAGGCGCTTGACCTTGGCGTGGTTGTACTTGTTGAAGACATTACAACAGAGCAGCAGCTAAGCCTTATCACCATTACAGAAAATGACCTTGGTGATGACAACAGCGGCTCTGAAAATACTGCTGGACTTTTACAGGCATCGCGCGATGTATTTCAGCAGGCAGCTGCCTTTAACTGGGGACAGGCGCGTTTCCGTATGCGGGGGCTTGACAACCAGTATGGCGTTACCATGATTAACGGTATTACTATGAACAAGATATATGACGGAAGGCCGCAATGGAGCAACTGGGGCGGGCTTAACGATGCTACCCGCAACCAGGAGTTTACAATGGGCTCTGCACCATCTGATTACACTTTTGGAGGTATACTTGGTACTCAGGAGATAAATACACGCGCCTCAATTTTCAGGCCGGGTACAAGAGTTTCTTTTTCAGGAACCAACACCAACTATAGCTGGAGGGCTATGGCTACACATGCTTCAGGACTTGACGCCGATGGGTTTGCCTATGTAATTTCAGCCTCAAGAAGGTGGGCGCAGGAAGGTTACTTTGAAGGTACTGATTATGATGCGAACTCTTATTTTGTAAGCCTTGAAAAGCAATTTGGGTCTAACCACTCACTAAACTTTACAGGTATATATGCCCAAAACAGCCGTGGCAAAAACTCACCTAATACTGATGAAGTTACCAGCATTGCCGGTGAAAAATACAACTCATACTGGGGATGGCAGGATGGCAAAAAAAGAAACAGCCGCGACAAAGATGTTGAAGAGCCAATCTTTATGCTGAGCCACTACTGGAAAATTAATGAAAAGAACAGCCTTAACACAAACGTGGCCTACCAGTTTGGCTCTATAGGCAACAGCAGGCTTGATTTTCAGAATGCACAGAACCCCGATCCAACATATTACAGGAACCTGCCAAGCTACTTTACATCGCTTTACAGCCTGCCCGATGACCCAACCAATCCTGCCAGCGTATTTTTACCGGGAGGCCTTGGTGGCGTAGCTACACCAAATCTTCTTGGCGCTATGAATGCCAACTTCTTTAATAACAGGCAAATTGACTGGGCTGCTATGTACCAGGCAAATTCTGAAGCTATTACAGATGCCAACGGCAATGAAATAGGCAGGACACCAACTGTGAGCAAATATGCACTATATGAAGACAGAACCGATGACAAGACATGGACTGTAAACTCAATATACAGCTCGCAGCTTTCAGACAATATTACCTTCAACGGTTCGGCTTCATTCCGCAGACTTAAAAGTGAAAACTACCAGAAAATGCTTGACCTTCTTGGCGGTACACACTGGAATGATATAGATAACTTTCAGGAAGGAGCTGCACAGCAGGCCGACCTTAACAACCCTGACCGTCGTGTAATGGTGGGTGACCGTTACGGCTACAACTACAACCTGTATGCAAATCATATAGATGCCTTCACACAGTTTAAATTTACTTACCGCAAGATTGACTTTTATCTTGCAAATAACTTCAGCCGTTCAGAGTACCAGAGAGAAGGCCTGTACCGTGTAGGTGTTTATCCTAACAATTCTTATGGCAAAAGTGAAAAATTAATATTTGACAACTTTGGCTTTAAAGGAGGTATCACTTATAAATTTAATGGCCGCCACATGCTTGACGCCAATGGACTTTATATGAGTAAAGCTCCTGTATTGCGTAATGCATTCCCGAATGCCCGCCTTAACAATGTTGTTTTTGATGGCCTTGAAAGTGAAACCATATCAAGCGCAGATCTTAGTTATATCATAAGGGCGCCAAAGCTTAAAGCACGCTTAACAGGATTTTATTCTAAAATTGCCAATACTACAGAAACTTCATTCTTTTTTGCTGAAGGTGTTCTTGAAGGCCTTGACGGTGATAATGGCGACGCATTTGTTGCTGAAGTGGTACGCGGACTTGACAAACTTCAGTGGGGTGGTGAATTTGGTATTGAGTATCAGGTTACATCAACCATTAAAGTGAATGGTGCGGCAAGCTGGGGGCAGTATACATATGCCAACAACCCATTAGTTTACCTGAATAATGACAATTACCTTACCAACAACAACCCGCAGATAATCAATCTTGGTGAAGCTAAGATGAAAAATTACAAGCAGCCGGGTATGCCACAGCAGGCATATTCATTAGGTATAGAGTATCGTGACCCAAAATTCTGGTGGATTGGCGCCAATGTAAACTATCTTGCTGACAATTACGTAGATGTTTCTCCGGTACTTAGGACAAATAACTTCCTTAGAAACCCGCTTGACAGTAACAACCTTAACTTCCCTGAAGCTACAGAAGAGCGCACGCGCCAATTGCTTAAGCAGGAGCGTTTTCAGGATTTTACACTTGTAAACCTTGTAGGCGGTAAATCTTGGAGATACAGTTCTCAAAACAGGAATACATTCGGTTTCTTTGCATCTGTAAACAACCTTTTTGATATTACTTATAAAACCGGCGGATTTGAGCAGGCTCGTAACGCAAACTACAGGCAGCTTAACCAGGATCAGTCAAGTGGCACACCTTCTTTCGCGCCTAAATATTTTTATGGGTACGGCAGAACATATTTCGTAAATTTATACATTAACTTCTAAAAAAAATTATCTACATACTATGAAAACAACATTTTACAAACCGGTGCTATTTACAATGTTGGCGGCAGGTATGCTGGCCAGCTGTATCAATGACGATGATTACGGCATTGTTAATGTTCCGTGTACAGAAACAACATTGCAGAAAAATTTTGAGGTTGCTGATGTACCTGCTGGTACAGTACTGGCTCAATTTACCCAAGATAAAGTTATTGAGGCTTATGTAACCTCTAGTGACAGGAGCGGTAACTTCTTCAAATCTATATCTTTCCAGACACTGAACGGCTCACACGGTTTCAGTGTACCTGTTGATGTATCTTCTACATTCATTAATTTTGAGCCGGGACGTAAAGTTTATATTAAGCTGCAAGGGCTTTATACAGATCGCAGGAACGGAGTGCGCATTGGTGATGTTTACCTGAACGGCAGCGCTGCTGAAGTAGGCAGGCTACCAGAATCTAAATACAGGACTGCTTTACAGCGTTCTTGTACAGTAGTTGACGAAGATGTACTTGCAAGGCCTATGACAATAGCACAGGCGCTTAATGATGCTAACCTTAACACGCTTATAGACCTGCAAAATGTGCAGTTTGAGAGCGGTGCACTTGGAAGGAACTACTATGATGCTACTGACCAGATTGGCGGTGCTACAAATCATGACCTTCTTGATGCTACCGGCGCAAAAATAATTTTCAGGACAAGCAGTTTTGCAGATTTTGCTCCGCGCAAAGTTGCTGAAGGAAGTGGTACTGTACGTGGAGTACTTACTAAATTCAACAACGATTACCAGTTCATAGCAAGATCTGAAGCTGATGTTAATCTTACAGGCGAACGTTTTGCAATAGATCTTTCTGCTCCGGCGCTTACAGGAAATAACATCACTTTTGCAGGTAATTACTCTGAAACTTTTGAAAGCTATGCAGTTGCCAACAGAAACTTCCCGCGTGCGGTGAATGACCCAACTGAAGGTACAAGATATTGGGAGGTAAAGCAATTCCCTGCAAATACCGGTAACAAATACATCGAGATGACATCATTTAATGGTAGCAGCAACCCGGGCGTGCCTGCAAAAGTACTTTACTTTGTACCTGTAGATTTTACAGCAGCAAGTAATTTTACTTTCAAAAAACAATTCAGGTTTATGGCTGGTGCAGCACTTAATGTTTATTATGTTACTGCGGCTAACTATACAGCTGGTGGCCCTGTAAATATGGCTAATTTTGTGCCTATTACAGGTGATTTTAATAACCTTCAATATCCTGCAACAGGCCAGTCACAAAATTCATTTACAACTGCCGGTAATTATGCAATCCCTGCATCACTTACGGGTAATGGTTTCTTTGTGTTTGAATATGTGGGTACAACAACTGTTACTACAACTGTACAGATAGACGATATCGAAATTAACTAATTCACTCTTTGAGAATTATACTATGAAGAAATTTTTAATACTTGGTGTCCTGGCTGTTTCAGGTTGGCTTGTGTCATGCGA
This genomic interval carries:
- a CDS encoding TonB-dependent receptor; translated protein: MKKLVISLLLVMQVVCAWAQQTALVKGKVVDSKSQQPMLNVVATLQGTNQTAITNAEGVFVFEKVAEGSQTVTVSSTGYVPQTFRLEVTGGQALDLGVVVLVEDITTEQQLSLITITENDLGDDNSGSENTAGLLQASRDVFQQAAAFNWGQARFRMRGLDNQYGVTMINGITMNKIYDGRPQWSNWGGLNDATRNQEFTMGSAPSDYTFGGILGTQEINTRASIFRPGTRVSFSGTNTNYSWRAMATHASGLDADGFAYVISASRRWAQEGYFEGTDYDANSYFVSLEKQFGSNHSLNFTGIYAQNSRGKNSPNTDEVTSIAGEKYNSYWGWQDGKKRNSRDKDVEEPIFMLSHYWKINEKNSLNTNVAYQFGSIGNSRLDFQNAQNPDPTYYRNLPSYFTSLYSLPDDPTNPASVFLPGGLGGVATPNLLGAMNANFFNNRQIDWAAMYQANSEAITDANGNEIGRTPTVSKYALYEDRTDDKTWTVNSIYSSQLSDNITFNGSASFRRLKSENYQKMLDLLGGTHWNDIDNFQEGAAQQADLNNPDRRVMVGDRYGYNYNLYANHIDAFTQFKFTYRKIDFYLANNFSRSEYQREGLYRVGVYPNNSYGKSEKLIFDNFGFKGGITYKFNGRHMLDANGLYMSKAPVLRNAFPNARLNNVVFDGLESETISSADLSYIIRAPKLKARLTGFYSKIANTTETSFFFAEGVLEGLDGDNGDAFVAEVVRGLDKLQWGGEFGIEYQVTSTIKVNGAASWGQYTYANNPLVYLNNDNYLTNNNPQIINLGEAKMKNYKQPGMPQQAYSLGIEYRDPKFWWIGANVNYLADNYVDVSPVLRTNNFLRNPLDSNNLNFPEATEERTRQLLKQERFQDFTLVNLVGGKSWRYSSQNRNTFGFFASVNNLFDITYKTGGFEQARNANYRQLNQDQSSGTPSFAPKYFYGYGRTYFVNLYINF
- a CDS encoding DUF5689 domain-containing protein, encoding MKTTFYKPVLFTMLAAGMLASCINDDDYGIVNVPCTETTLQKNFEVADVPAGTVLAQFTQDKVIEAYVTSSDRSGNFFKSISFQTLNGSHGFSVPVDVSSTFINFEPGRKVYIKLQGLYTDRRNGVRIGDVYLNGSAAEVGRLPESKYRTALQRSCTVVDEDVLARPMTIAQALNDANLNTLIDLQNVQFESGALGRNYYDATDQIGGATNHDLLDATGAKIIFRTSSFADFAPRKVAEGSGTVRGVLTKFNNDYQFIARSEADVNLTGERFAIDLSAPALTGNNITFAGNYSETFESYAVANRNFPRAVNDPTEGTRYWEVKQFPANTGNKYIEMTSFNGSSNPGVPAKVLYFVPVDFTAASNFTFKKQFRFMAGAALNVYYVTAANYTAGGPVNMANFVPITGDFNNLQYPATGQSQNSFTTAGNYAIPASLTGNGFFVFEYVGTTTVTTTVQIDDIEIN